From one Mytilus galloprovincialis chromosome 13, xbMytGall1.hap1.1, whole genome shotgun sequence genomic stretch:
- the LOC143056683 gene encoding uncharacterized protein LOC143056683, with protein sequence MVSIGLRDIRLNIDMKIQVKNYYFCLLMIVAEKIVNGQYYSKCVQPEEISFIREPILINNCDTVAYGSIMCNKMHGCDMYEKTGNMYIFYRSNVGCNEIGEQNKRMFKKLTCKAGWSPKNEICYLQTTEQKYCQDAQNACLSIGGNLAEFYSKEEMTNALTVIASNVYVSGSLHGGVFIWNVSGQQIDSSLWIPNEPAGGTCVQIWRDKTGLDALEDTHFVTVLCEQRFFRWV encoded by the exons ATATTAGATTGAACATCGACATGAAAATACAAGTAAAGAATTATTATTTCTGTCTACTGATGATTGTCGCAGAAAAAATTGTCAATGGACAATACTATTCAAAATGTGTACAACCGGAAGAGATTTCGTTCATCCGAGAACCTATTTTGATCAATAACTGTGACACAGTAGCATATGGAAGTATTATGTGTAATAAAATGCATGGTTGCGATATGTATGAAAAGACAGGGAACATGTACATATTTTACAGAAGCAATGTTGGCTGTAATGAAATCGGTGAACAAAATAAGAGAATGTTTAAAAAGC TTACATGTAAAGCTGGCTGGtcaccaaaaaatgaaatatgctaTTTACAAACCACAGAACAGAAATATTGCCAAGATGCACAG AATGCCTGTCTGTCAATTGGAGGGAATCTAGCTGAGTTTTACAGCAAAGAAGAAATGACTAATGCTCTAACAGTTATCGCAA GTAATGTGTATGTAAGTGGTAGTCTACATGGTGGTGTTTTCATTTGGAATGTTTCTGGACAACAGATTGACAGCAGCCTTTGGATTCCGAATGAACCAGCGGGTGGTACATGTGTTCAGATATGGAGGGATAAAACGGGTCTTGATGCTTTGGAAGACACTCATTTCGTTACCGTTTTATGTGAGCAG AGATTTTTTCGATGGGTTTGA